Proteins from one SAR324 cluster bacterium genomic window:
- a CDS encoding class II glutamine amidotransferase — MDELVLDQEQSLVEQSKNALIGKTTINADGFGLAWYKDPQIPCVYKDTHLAWSNTNLKLLAHHTRSPLFLAHVRASTGMAISQNNCHPFVVGKWCFMHNGQAGGHEKFRQALDALIPVELYEFRYGATESEAIFLIAMGLGLEQDPINAMNRAVGMVEKLAEERGKRPYVRFTACWSD, encoded by the coding sequence TTGGACGAACTTGTCCTCGATCAGGAACAATCTCTTGTTGAGCAAAGCAAAAATGCACTGATTGGCAAAACGACTATAAATGCAGATGGATTTGGGTTGGCATGGTATAAAGATCCTCAAATACCATGTGTGTACAAGGATACTCATCTAGCCTGGTCGAACACCAATCTCAAACTACTTGCACATCATACGAGATCTCCCCTGTTCCTAGCACACGTCCGGGCGTCCACGGGTATGGCCATATCACAAAATAATTGCCACCCCTTTGTGGTTGGGAAATGGTGTTTCATGCATAACGGTCAAGCTGGTGGACATGAAAAGTTTAGACAAGCTTTGGATGCCTTGATCCCAGTTGAACTTTACGAATTCCGCTATGGTGCAACAGAGAGCGAAGCAATTTTTCTTATCGCCATGGGCCTTGGGTTAGAGCAAGATCCGATCAATGCTATGAATCGCGCTGTAGGAATGGTAGAGAAGCTTGCTGAAGAACGAGGTAAACGACCCTATGTGCGTTTCACTGCATGCTGGTCCGACTAG
- a CDS encoding ABC transporter ATP-binding protein — translation MLTIKDLTVKFPSRFGDFTAIEDVDMTIKPGEIHGLVGESGAGKSTVGAAVIGLLQPPGYVASGTLILDGTNLRTLTSAQAHEVRGKRISMIFQDPQTSLNPLMTIEDQLIETIQVHSDANETKARKRAIDLLEEIGIKNATQRIRAYPHQFSGGMRQRVVIALAICTDPELIIADEPTTALDVAVQSQVLDLIQRLAKDRQIAIMLITHDIGVIAQVAERVTVMRKGRVMEAGNTAQVLGAPEHPYTRALMAAVPPLDHKIERFSILEEEDTTTAMNGEMAERWLLDGQQYGQIGLSLDNLTVKFIGPRTSLLRKPPLYTALENVTLNIRPGSIMGLVGESGSGKSTLAKAITGLVTPSSGMMTLGNMILPFGKSRSRDHPSRQLIQMVFQDPYSSLNSRHQIKDILAEPLWFYGFVKDSVEREKLASSMLTLVGMRSDAITKYPHQFSGGQRQRIAVARALLARPRFLICDEPTSALDVSIQAEILNLLKDLQAEFGLTILFISHNLAVVRQMADDTAVLQNGNVEEVNNTELLYNNPQADYTKSLLAHTPTMPKSWQTRTHD, via the coding sequence ATGCTGACGATCAAAGACCTTACTGTAAAATTTCCATCACGCTTTGGTGATTTCACCGCAATTGAAGATGTGGATATGACCATTAAACCCGGAGAAATTCATGGGTTAGTGGGAGAAAGTGGTGCTGGCAAGTCTACAGTTGGTGCTGCTGTAATAGGACTACTTCAACCACCTGGCTATGTTGCAAGCGGAACACTGATATTGGATGGTACTAATCTGCGCACGCTTACATCCGCACAAGCCCATGAGGTGCGTGGCAAACGTATTTCGATGATTTTTCAGGATCCCCAGACCAGCCTGAACCCGTTGATGACGATTGAGGATCAACTGATTGAAACAATTCAGGTCCATTCAGATGCCAACGAAACCAAAGCTCGAAAACGTGCTATTGATCTTCTTGAGGAAATTGGGATTAAAAATGCTACTCAAAGAATAAGGGCCTACCCACATCAATTTTCTGGTGGAATGCGCCAACGAGTTGTCATTGCATTGGCTATCTGTACTGACCCCGAATTGATTATTGCAGATGAGCCTACAACCGCATTGGATGTGGCAGTTCAGTCACAGGTCCTCGATCTGATCCAACGATTAGCCAAGGACCGTCAGATCGCGATTATGTTAATTACCCATGACATTGGTGTGATAGCCCAAGTGGCAGAACGTGTGACCGTCATGCGTAAAGGGCGGGTGATGGAAGCCGGTAACACTGCGCAGGTCTTAGGTGCACCAGAACATCCCTATACACGTGCACTGATGGCTGCCGTGCCTCCATTAGACCACAAGATTGAGCGCTTCAGCATTCTTGAGGAGGAGGATACAACAACAGCGATGAATGGTGAGATGGCTGAACGATGGCTGCTTGATGGCCAACAATACGGTCAAATCGGGCTTTCACTGGATAATCTGACAGTGAAATTTATTGGGCCGCGTACATCCTTGTTACGTAAGCCACCACTGTACACTGCACTGGAAAATGTCACGTTGAACATCAGGCCTGGCTCCATCATGGGGCTGGTGGGTGAGAGTGGCTCCGGGAAATCAACATTGGCAAAAGCTATCACTGGGCTAGTCACTCCCAGCAGCGGAATGATGACATTGGGCAATATGATCCTGCCATTTGGAAAATCAAGAAGCAGAGACCATCCATCAAGACAGCTGATTCAGATGGTTTTCCAAGATCCATATTCCAGTCTGAATTCCCGTCACCAGATAAAAGATATTCTGGCAGAACCTTTGTGGTTCTACGGTTTTGTTAAAGACTCTGTCGAGCGTGAAAAATTGGCTTCATCGATGTTAACCCTTGTAGGAATGCGGTCTGACGCGATCACAAAGTACCCACACCAATTCTCTGGTGGTCAACGTCAACGCATTGCGGTAGCCCGGGCGTTGTTGGCGCGCCCACGGTTCCTAATCTGTGATGAACCAACCTCAGCTCTGGATGTGTCAATCCAAGCTGAAATCTTGAATCTGCTAAAAGATTTGCAAGCGGAGTTTGGACTAACGATCCTGTTCATCAGCCATAATCTTGCTGTTGTGCGGCAGATGGCAGATGACACCGCTGTTTTACAGAATGGCAATGTTGAGGAAGTCAACAACACGGAATTACTTTATAATAATCCCCAAGCCGATTATACAAAATCACTACTGGCACACACGCCAACAATGCCAAAATCTTGGCAGACTCGAACCCATGATTAA
- a CDS encoding ABC transporter permease — MIAFLKKYEGLWLFANSPAAILASGVAALIILGAVFAPWIALVNPYDLASFSLFDGLLPPAWQDGANPKYLLGTDDQGRDMISAILYGARLSLVIGLSALTLAAVLGVSIGLAAGYYGGLFDTFVMRIADVQLALPAILTALLVDGIARGLLPETIQQDIRVVVLTLAIALSLWVNFARTARASTFVQMNKEYVQAAIMMGQSPSRVMLVHVLPNILGPLLVIMTVDLASAILLEATLSFLGIGLPADSPSLGTLIRIGMQFLLSGEWWILWIPTFFLVALVVSINILGDFLRDIFNPRLR, encoded by the coding sequence CTGATTGCCTTTCTGAAGAAGTATGAAGGCCTGTGGCTGTTCGCAAATTCCCCTGCAGCGATTCTTGCGTCAGGAGTGGCTGCATTGATCATTCTTGGTGCCGTATTCGCACCTTGGATCGCACTGGTCAACCCCTACGATCTTGCATCCTTTAGTTTATTCGACGGATTATTACCCCCGGCTTGGCAAGACGGGGCAAACCCAAAATATCTGTTAGGAACCGACGATCAAGGCCGTGATATGATCTCGGCGATCCTTTACGGTGCTCGCCTGTCACTAGTCATTGGCCTGTCTGCTCTGACACTTGCTGCGGTTCTTGGAGTAAGTATTGGTCTTGCTGCTGGGTATTACGGGGGACTGTTTGATACCTTCGTGATGCGTATTGCAGATGTGCAACTGGCTCTGCCTGCGATCTTAACCGCACTACTTGTTGACGGAATTGCACGTGGTCTGCTGCCGGAGACCATTCAACAAGATATACGTGTTGTGGTTTTGACTCTGGCCATTGCACTGTCGCTATGGGTGAACTTCGCCCGTACAGCGCGTGCATCAACTTTTGTACAGATGAACAAAGAATATGTGCAGGCCGCAATCATGATGGGCCAGAGCCCATCTCGGGTGATGCTGGTGCATGTCCTGCCCAATATTCTTGGCCCCCTTTTGGTAATCATGACGGTAGATCTTGCCTCTGCTATTTTGCTCGAGGCAACCCTGTCCTTCCTCGGTATCGGCCTACCTGCCGACAGTCCCAGCCTTGGTACACTGATCCGCATCGGCATGCAATTCCTGCTTTCGGGTGAATGGTGGATTTTGTGGATCCCCACATTTTTTCTGGTTGCCCTTGTGGTGTCGATCAACATCCTTGGTGATTTCCTGCGTGACATCTTTAATCCGAGGCTTCGCTAG
- a CDS encoding ABC transporter permease, translating to MAYFILKRMVQSVFVMLAVAFLAFSLFQFVGDPITQMTGVETSFEDQERLREELGLNDPFIYQFVRFSGNMLQGNFGFSYRTRQPVADMIADRVPATLELGFVALIISLLVGVPTGVYTALKPRGALTQIILTTTLVGVSIPTFVIGIMLIFIFGVQLGWLPTFGRGGTLQIGSWGSSLFTLDGWRALLLPAITLGVYQLTLTMRLVRAEMMEVMRSDYIQFAMARGVPMKRLHYKHALANTMIPVITIIGLQFGGVIAFSIVTESVFQWPGMGLLFLESIRFVDIPVMGVYLVVIAFFFVLVNLVVDLLYVAIDPRLRIRDVS from the coding sequence ATGGCTTATTTTATCCTGAAACGGATGGTTCAATCCGTATTTGTGATGCTAGCCGTCGCCTTTTTGGCTTTTTCCTTGTTCCAGTTTGTTGGCGATCCCATTACGCAGATGACTGGAGTGGAAACCTCCTTTGAGGATCAGGAACGCCTACGTGAAGAACTCGGGTTGAACGATCCCTTCATCTACCAATTCGTGCGTTTCAGCGGCAATATGTTGCAGGGCAACTTTGGGTTTTCCTATCGTACGCGCCAACCTGTAGCGGACATGATCGCTGACCGTGTTCCGGCGACACTGGAACTGGGCTTTGTAGCGCTGATCATCTCTCTTTTGGTTGGGGTGCCTACAGGAGTTTATACAGCTCTAAAACCACGTGGTGCCCTCACCCAAATCATTTTGACGACCACTCTTGTTGGCGTGTCGATCCCAACGTTCGTAATTGGGATTATGTTGATATTCATCTTTGGTGTGCAACTTGGCTGGCTGCCAACGTTCGGACGTGGTGGAACCTTGCAAATAGGCAGTTGGGGAAGTTCATTGTTCACTCTAGACGGTTGGCGTGCACTTCTGTTACCTGCTATTACCCTTGGTGTTTACCAGTTGACCCTCACTATGCGACTGGTGCGAGCCGAAATGATGGAAGTCATGCGATCTGACTATATCCAGTTTGCCATGGCCCGTGGGGTACCCATGAAGCGTTTGCATTACAAACATGCACTGGCGAACACAATGATACCTGTGATCACCATTATTGGGCTGCAATTTGGTGGTGTCATCGCTTTTTCAATTGTGACTGAAAGTGTGTTTCAATGGCCTGGCATGGGGTTGTTATTCCTTGAATCAATCCGCTTCGTCGATATTCCTGTGATGGGTGTTTACCTAGTAGTGATCGCATTTTTCTTTGTATTGGTGAACCTTGTGGTCGATCTGCTCTACGTCGCTATCGATCCCCGCCTACGAATTAGGGACGTGTCCTGA
- a CDS encoding ABC transporter substrate-binding protein: protein MKTLKLAFIIGAISLTALSASAETFRWASKTDPQTMDPHAVNSAPVLSFLNNIYEGLVRRNKGMSIEGSLAQSWAPLNGENGWRFNLRQGVTFQNGSTFNSEDVLFSYERASSEVADVRSWFAPVKEVRAVDDYTIDFITNAPNPLFPDSIANFMILDKDWAEANGAELPARDAENFATMNVNGTGPFTLASRDPGIKTVLVSNSNWWGKVEHNITSAVFTPIGNSATGLAALLSGEIDFIQPIPLQDVGQVESRDGFKVLEGEETRVIMFGFGHEHEKLLYSSDVTGANPFQDVRVRQAAAHAIDIASIDRVLFRGKIDGASQLVPAGISGYSETNSSRPAYDPERSKALLSEAGYPNGFSFGLKCPNDRYINDEALCRAAASMFAAVGLKAELNTVPVREYWPQLRKDAFDMYLLGWSPGTFDIEHPIRFLMSTPNSEKKLGSWNFGGYSNQRVDELLPDIQQEIDPVARQTMVDEVVGITQAEVAYIPLYTQPLIWAAKENVNLTQRADNFFMLRWVTVD, encoded by the coding sequence ATGAAAACACTAAAACTGGCTTTTATAATTGGTGCCATAAGCTTAACTGCGTTGAGCGCATCTGCTGAAACATTTCGTTGGGCATCGAAAACAGATCCGCAAACGATGGATCCACATGCAGTGAACTCTGCTCCTGTTCTGTCGTTTCTAAACAATATCTATGAAGGCCTCGTTCGCCGGAATAAGGGTATGTCTATCGAAGGCTCGCTCGCTCAATCCTGGGCGCCACTCAATGGAGAAAATGGTTGGCGTTTCAACCTGCGTCAAGGAGTGACTTTCCAAAACGGATCTACCTTTAATTCAGAAGATGTCCTGTTTTCCTATGAACGTGCATCAAGCGAAGTAGCTGATGTTCGATCTTGGTTTGCACCGGTAAAAGAGGTTCGTGCAGTTGATGATTATACTATTGATTTCATTACAAATGCCCCAAACCCTTTGTTCCCTGATTCCATCGCTAACTTCATGATCTTGGACAAAGACTGGGCCGAAGCGAACGGAGCAGAGTTACCTGCTCGCGATGCAGAAAATTTTGCGACAATGAATGTCAACGGCACGGGCCCATTTACATTGGCCAGTCGAGATCCTGGAATCAAAACTGTGTTGGTGTCGAACAGCAACTGGTGGGGCAAAGTTGAGCACAACATTACCTCGGCAGTCTTCACCCCAATTGGTAATTCAGCAACTGGCCTAGCCGCGCTGTTATCGGGCGAGATTGATTTTATACAGCCAATTCCTCTACAGGATGTCGGGCAAGTTGAAAGCCGTGATGGGTTCAAAGTCTTAGAGGGAGAAGAAACTCGAGTGATCATGTTTGGTTTTGGGCATGAACACGAAAAACTACTATATTCATCTGATGTTACTGGAGCGAATCCGTTTCAGGACGTTCGTGTACGCCAAGCGGCAGCACATGCGATTGATATAGCTTCAATCGATCGGGTGCTGTTCAGAGGTAAGATCGATGGCGCCTCACAATTGGTCCCAGCTGGTATTTCAGGCTATTCAGAAACTAATTCAAGTCGACCAGCATATGATCCTGAACGTTCGAAGGCCCTATTGTCTGAGGCTGGCTATCCAAATGGTTTTAGCTTTGGTTTAAAATGCCCGAATGACCGCTATATCAACGATGAGGCACTGTGTCGTGCTGCAGCATCGATGTTCGCTGCTGTAGGTCTTAAAGCTGAACTCAACACTGTTCCAGTTCGAGAGTACTGGCCGCAGCTGCGTAAAGATGCTTTTGATATGTATCTTCTCGGCTGGTCTCCTGGGACTTTTGACATAGAGCATCCAATCCGTTTCCTGATGTCGACTCCAAATTCTGAAAAGAAGTTGGGGTCATGGAATTTTGGTGGATATTCGAACCAACGCGTTGATGAGCTACTGCCTGACATTCAGCAGGAAATAGATCCAGTTGCACGCCAGACTATGGTTGATGAGGTCGTTGGTATCACTCAGGCAGAGGTCGCATACATTCCCCTGTATACCCAACCACTGATCTGGGCTGCAAAAGAAAATGTCAACCTTACACAACGTGCTGACAATTTCTTCATGCTGCGCTGGGTTACAGTAGACTGA